The following coding sequences lie in one Trueperaceae bacterium genomic window:
- a CDS encoding sugar phosphate nucleotidyltransferase, translated as MKGIVLAGGSGTRLHPLTHAVSKQLL; from the coding sequence GTGAAGGGCATCGTCCTGGCCGGCGGCAGCGGCACCCGCCTGCACCCCCTGACGCACGCGGTCAGCAAGCAACTGCT
- the rfbB gene encoding dTDP-glucose 4,6-dehydratase produces MSRTVLVTGGAGFIGSAVVRALLATTDHRVVTLDALTYAGHRASLADVLDDPRHTFVHADVTDPAAVAAAFERHAPDAVLHLAAESHVDRSIDGPAPFLRTNVDGTFTLLEAARAAWTPPSGMRDDVRFVHVSTDEVFGSLAPDAPPFHPGTPYDPRSPYAASKAASDHLARAWFHTYGLPVVVTNCSNNYGPRQFPEKLLPTTILRGAAGATLPVYGAGDQVRDWLHVEDHARGLLLALERGTPGRTYLFGGRTERTNLDVVRRVCAALDDAHPGGAPHAERIAHVPDRPGHDRRYAVDPTRAETDLGWRAEVPFEDGLRATVAWYLANGAWVDAVRGGDALDRRGLGPTGGAA; encoded by the coding sequence GTGAGCCGCACCGTCCTCGTGACCGGCGGGGCGGGCTTCATCGGGTCCGCCGTCGTCCGCGCCCTGCTGGCCACCACCGACCACCGGGTCGTCACCCTCGACGCGCTGACGTACGCCGGCCACCGCGCCAGCCTCGCCGACGTCCTGGACGACCCGCGCCACACCTTCGTGCACGCCGACGTCACCGACCCCGCCGCCGTCGCGGCGGCCTTCGAGCGGCACGCCCCCGACGCCGTCCTGCACCTCGCCGCGGAGAGCCACGTCGACCGCAGCATCGACGGGCCCGCCCCCTTCCTCCGCACGAACGTCGACGGGACCTTCACCCTCCTCGAGGCGGCCCGCGCCGCCTGGACCCCCCCGAGCGGAATGCGCGACGACGTGCGTTTCGTGCACGTCTCCACCGACGAGGTGTTCGGCAGCCTCGCGCCCGACGCCCCGCCGTTCCACCCGGGGACGCCCTACGACCCGCGCAGCCCCTACGCCGCCTCCAAGGCCGCCTCCGACCACCTGGCGCGCGCCTGGTTCCACACGTACGGCCTCCCGGTGGTCGTCACGAACTGCAGCAACAACTACGGCCCCCGCCAGTTCCCCGAGAAGCTCCTCCCCACGACGATCCTGCGGGGGGCGGCGGGGGCCACGCTGCCGGTCTACGGCGCCGGCGACCAGGTGCGCGACTGGCTGCACGTCGAGGACCACGCCCGCGGGCTCCTGCTCGCCCTCGAGCGCGGTACGCCCGGCCGCACCTACCTGTTCGGGGGCCGCACCGAACGCACCAACCTCGACGTCGTGCGGCGCGTCTGCGCCGCCCTCGACGACGCCCACCCAGGCGGCGCCCCCCACGCCGAGCGCATCGCGCACGTCCCCGACCGCCCCGGGCACGACCGGCGCTACGCCGTCGACCCCACCCGCGCGGAAACCGACCTCGGGTGGCGCGCGGAGGTCCCCTTCGAGGACGGCCTGCGCGCCACCGTCGCCTGGTACCTCGCGAACGGCGCGTGGGTCGACGCCGTGCGCGGCGGCGACGCCCTCGACCGCCGCGGGCTCGGCCCGACCGGGGGGGCCGCGTGA
- the rfbC gene encoding dTDP-4-dehydrorhamnose 3,5-epimerase, with amino-acid sequence MSATFEPLGPWGEDGVLVVTPTLHGDARGFFLERYEATTYAAHGVGPFVQDNHSRSAAGVLRGLHWQAPPAAQGKLVSVLAGRILDVAVDVRRTSPHFGRWVSAVLDDRAHRHLWVPEGFAHGFLVLSDGADVHYKTTARYAPELERSLRWDDPDLNVAWGVDAPTLSVKDAAAPRLRDYGDADPFTSPPPGAPGDAPERATEGPP; translated from the coding sequence GTGAGCGCGACCTTCGAACCGCTCGGCCCGTGGGGCGAGGACGGCGTCCTCGTCGTCACGCCGACCCTGCACGGCGACGCCCGCGGCTTCTTCCTCGAGCGCTACGAGGCGACCACCTACGCCGCGCACGGCGTCGGGCCGTTCGTGCAGGACAACCACTCCCGCTCCGCCGCCGGGGTGCTGCGCGGCCTCCACTGGCAGGCGCCCCCCGCCGCGCAAGGCAAGCTCGTCAGCGTCCTCGCGGGGCGCATCCTGGACGTCGCCGTCGACGTGCGGCGCACGTCCCCGCACTTCGGGCGGTGGGTGTCCGCCGTCCTCGACGACCGCGCCCACCGGCACCTGTGGGTCCCCGAGGGCTTCGCGCACGGCTTCCTGGTGCTGTCCGACGGCGCCGACGTCCACTACAAGACCACCGCGCGGTACGCCCCGGAGCTCGAGCGCAGCCTCCGCTGGGACGACCCCGACCTGAACGTTGCGTGGGGCGTCGACGCCCCCACCCTCTCGGTCAAGGACGCCGCCGCCCCCCGCCTGCGGGACTACGGCGACGCCGACCCCTTCACCAGCCCACCCCCGGGCGCCCCTGGGGACGCCCCCGAGCGCGCGACGGAGGGCCCCCCGTGA
- a CDS encoding sugar nucleotide-binding protein encodes MGTPPTPHVLMTGATGTLGRALVPRLTAAGLRVTGTASADADVRDADAVRRLVAAHAPDVVLHAAAFTDVAAAETDRATAWAVNVAGTRHVADAAREGGARLLHVSSDYVFWGGDDRPEGGYRETDPPGPVRNAYALTKLVAEEAARRAPDALLLRTSFRPSVWPHPTAFTDLFTGQDYVDVIADLLTDVVRHHDEVEGDVLHVVTERKSVFDLVRRRTPDVAPGVRADAPVALPADVSLNTDRLAAHRGRWRAAEPAA; translated from the coding sequence ATGGGGACGCCCCCCACCCCGCACGTCCTGATGACCGGCGCGACCGGCACGCTGGGCCGCGCGCTCGTCCCCCGCCTCACGGCCGCCGGCCTGCGCGTCACCGGCACCGCGAGCGCGGACGCGGACGTCCGCGACGCGGACGCCGTGCGCCGCCTCGTGGCGGCGCACGCGCCCGACGTCGTGCTGCACGCCGCCGCCTTCACCGACGTCGCCGCCGCCGAGACCGACCGCGCGACCGCCTGGGCGGTCAACGTCGCCGGTACCCGCCACGTCGCCGACGCCGCCCGCGAGGGCGGCGCGCGGCTGCTGCACGTGAGCAGCGACTACGTCTTCTGGGGGGGCGACGACCGGCCCGAGGGCGGCTACCGCGAGACCGACCCGCCCGGCCCCGTCCGCAACGCCTACGCCCTCACGAAGCTCGTCGCGGAGGAGGCCGCCCGGCGGGCGCCGGACGCCCTGCTCCTGCGCACGTCGTTCCGCCCGAGCGTCTGGCCGCACCCCACCGCCTTCACCGACCTGTTCACCGGCCAGGATTACGTCGACGTGATCGCCGACCTCCTGACCGACGTCGTCCGGCACCACGACGAGGTCGAGGGCGACGTCCTCCACGTCGTCACGGAGCGCAAGAGCGTGTTCGACCTCGTCCGCCGCCGCACGCCGGACGTCGCGCCCGGCGTGCGGGCCGACGCGCCGGTCGCCCTGCCCGCCGACGTCTCCCTGAACACCGACCGGCTGGCCGCCCACCGCGGCCGCTGGCGCGCCGCGGAGCCCGCGGCGTGA
- a CDS encoding Wzz/FepE/Etk N-terminal domain-containing protein: protein MSDPGPPPPHARPVADDEVSLRELASILRRGLPAILVATVLAAAAALAWGLLAPDAYEARATVVSSPNQVRLGEDVALNFDVRGAIDVATLRSIAGSRSTYDAVRTALEADGVTPPDAPRDLEAATALDVLTGGDGGRSALTVVMRVTHPEPDTASAWANAWADATVARVRATLLDDLGPIYERTRAAVQERRAALDAAEATYRDAAARDLAGLERQLEAANARLGWLESDRAQLTRTLAGLRAEGAQGDPREIARLEGERRAVDATLDAERTAIETLRTDVADARLALDAAQRERDAAADAYARVQALEPALALVSDLTPRNTRLLEPARTPTDPVARPTVLVTALAAVVAALVATLVVFLREAIRAPEAPPPADA, encoded by the coding sequence GTGAGCGACCCCGGCCCCCCACCCCCGCACGCGCGCCCCGTCGCGGACGACGAGGTCAGCCTCCGCGAACTGGCGTCGATCCTGCGCCGCGGGCTTCCCGCCATCCTCGTCGCCACGGTCCTCGCCGCCGCCGCCGCCCTCGCCTGGGGACTGCTCGCGCCCGACGCGTACGAGGCGCGCGCGACGGTCGTCTCCAGCCCCAACCAGGTGCGGCTCGGGGAGGACGTCGCCCTGAACTTCGACGTGCGCGGCGCCATCGACGTCGCGACCCTGCGCAGCATCGCCGGGAGCCGCAGCACCTACGACGCCGTCCGCACCGCCCTCGAGGCGGACGGGGTGACGCCCCCCGACGCCCCCCGCGACCTCGAGGCCGCCACCGCCCTCGACGTCCTCACCGGCGGGGACGGCGGCCGCTCCGCCCTGACGGTCGTGATGCGCGTCACGCACCCCGAGCCGGACACCGCCAGCGCCTGGGCGAACGCCTGGGCCGACGCGACCGTCGCGCGCGTCCGCGCGACCCTGCTCGACGACCTCGGCCCCATCTACGAACGCACCCGCGCCGCGGTGCAGGAGCGGCGCGCCGCCCTCGACGCCGCGGAGGCCACCTACCGCGACGCCGCCGCCCGCGACCTCGCCGGCCTCGAACGGCAGCTCGAGGCGGCGAACGCCCGCCTCGGGTGGCTCGAAAGCGACCGCGCGCAGCTGACGCGCACCCTCGCCGGACTCCGCGCGGAGGGGGCGCAGGGCGACCCGCGGGAGATCGCCCGCCTCGAGGGGGAACGCCGCGCCGTCGACGCCACCCTCGACGCGGAACGCACCGCCATCGAGACGCTCCGCACCGACGTCGCCGACGCCCGCCTGGCGCTCGACGCCGCGCAGCGCGAGCGGGACGCCGCCGCCGACGCCTACGCCCGCGTCCAGGCGCTCGAACCGGCGTTGGCGCTCGTGAGCGACCTGACCCCCCGCAACACCCGCCTGCTGGAGCCGGCGCGCACCCCGACCGACCCGGTCGCGCGCCCCACCGTCCTCGTCACCGCCCTCGCCGCGGTCGTGGCGGCGCTCGTCGCGACGTTGGTCGTGTTCCTCCGCGAAGCGATCCGCGCCCCCGAAGCCCCACCCCCCGCGGACGCCTGA
- a CDS encoding NUDIX domain-containing protein, with the protein MTRAPDDPAAPTAGAGGLVFRPDGTVLLLRRANGEWAFPKGHVDPGEGPLETALREIAEEAGVHATAPDPDATWTTAYVNADGVPRRITWFRCTAPQAAAFTPREALFPDGAFLPPDVARERLTFDADRALLDRVLAGTPDDA; encoded by the coding sequence ATGACGCGCGCGCCCGACGACCCCGCCGCCCCCACCGCCGGCGCCGGCGGACTGGTGTTCCGCCCCGACGGGACGGTGCTCCTCCTGCGCCGCGCGAACGGCGAATGGGCGTTCCCCAAGGGCCACGTCGACCCCGGCGAAGGCCCCCTCGAGACCGCCCTCCGCGAGATCGCGGAGGAGGCCGGCGTGCACGCCACGGCCCCCGACCCCGACGCCACCTGGACGACGGCGTACGTCAACGCCGACGGCGTCCCCCGCCGCATCACCTGGTTCCGCTGCACCGCCCCGCAGGCGGCGGCGTTCACGCCCCGCGAAGCGCTGTTCCCCGACGGCGCCTTCCTGCCCCCCGACGTCGCCCGCGAACGCCTCACCTTCGACGCCGACCGCGCCCTCCTCGACCGCGTCCTCGCGGGGACGCCCGACGACGCGTGA